The Lucilia cuprina isolate Lc7/37 chromosome 5, ASM2204524v1, whole genome shotgun sequence genome includes a window with the following:
- the LOC111678668 gene encoding cuticle protein 18.6 has product MAFLKVTIVCLALVAAIDCALLRAPLAAPVAAAVPINTEIDPHPQYAFAYNVQDALTGDSKSQQEVRDGDVVKGSYSVVDADGSLRTVFYTADPINGFNAVVQRGPVPVAAPVVAARPVVAARPAVAVPTRFF; this is encoded by the coding sequence GTAACTATCGTCTGCTTGGCTCTCGTTGCTGCCATCGATTGTGCTCTCTTGCGTGCTCCCTTGGCCGCACCTGTAGCTGCTGCTGTACCCATCAATACTGAAATCGATCCTCATCCTCAGTATGCTTTTGCCTATAATGTACAAGATGCTTTGACCGGTGACAGCAAGAGCCAACAGGAGGTTAGAGATGGTGATGTTGTAAAGGGTTCCTACTCGGTGGTAGATGCTGATGGTTCTCTTCGTACTGTTTTCTATACCGCCGATCCCATCAACGGTTTCAATGCTGTAGTCCAACGTGGTCCCGTACCAGTTGCTGCTCCCGTTGTAGCTGCCAGACCTGTAGTGGCTGCTAGACCTGCTGTAGCTGTACCCACCCGTTTCTTTTaa
- the LOC111678667 gene encoding larval cuticle protein A2B: MVQKLVILSALLAVASAVVIPGPGLHGPLLAPGLHGPLVGPGLHGPLLAHGPALLPKLAPLALPAITKIAAPVVAKVAAPEPYDPNPQYSFSYDVHDHSTGDVKSQQETRNGDTVQGAYSLIEPDGTRRLVEYTADPVHGFNAVVHREPVAVKVAPVAKVLAPAPLLHAAPLVAKPVLPALPALKLAPLGYPAYH; this comes from the exons atGGTTCAAAAG CTTGTTATACTTAGTGCTTTGTTGGCTGTAGCTTCGGCTGTTGTGATTCCAGGTCCTGGCCTTCATGGACCTCTTCTAGCTCCTGGTTTACATGGACCACTTGTAGGTCCTGGTTTACACGGACCTCTTCTTGCACATGGACCAGCTCTATTGCCTAAATTAGCTCCCTTGGCTCTTCCCGCTATTACTAAAATTGCTGCACCTGTTGTAGCCAAAGTTGCCGCTCCCGAACCCTACGATCCTAATCCTCAATATAGTTTCAGCTATGATGTTCAT GATCATTCCACAGGTGATGTAAAGAGCCAACAAGAAACCCGTAATGGTGATACCGTTCAAGGTGCTTACTCTTTGATTGAACCCGATGGCACCAGACGTTTGGTTGAATACACTGCTGATCCCGTCCATGGTTTCAATGCTGTTGTACACCGTGAACCAGTGGCTGTTAAAGTAGCACCTGTTGCTAAAGTTTTAGCTCCTGCTCCACTATTACATGCTGCTCCACTCGTTGCTAAACCTGTATTGCCAGCTTTACCCGCTTTAAAACTAGCTCCTTTGGGTTATCCCGCCTATCACTAA